One Meriones unguiculatus strain TT.TT164.6M chromosome 5, Bangor_MerUng_6.1, whole genome shotgun sequence DNA segment encodes these proteins:
- the Iapp gene encoding islet amyloid polypeptide, with amino-acid sequence MMCISKLPAALLILSVALIHLKASPVGSGTNHQMDKRKCNTATCATQRLANFLVRSSNNLGPVLPPTNVGSNTYGKRNAAKVPNEESLDFLLL; translated from the exons ATGATGTGCATCTCAAAGCTGCCAGCTGCTCTCCTCATCCTCTCTGTGGCACTAATCCACCTGAAAGCTTCACCTGTGGGCAG TGGTACCAACCATCAGATGGACAAACGAAAGTGCAACACAGCCACATGTGCCACACAACGCCTGGCAAACTTTTTGGTCCGTTCCAGCAACAACCTTGGTCCTGTCCTGCCACCAACCAATGTGGGATCGAACACGTATGGCAAGAGAAATGCGGCCAAGGTTCCAAATGAGGAATCCTTGGATTTCTTACTCCTTTAG